In Fragaria vesca subsp. vesca linkage group LG5, FraVesHawaii_1.0, whole genome shotgun sequence, the genomic stretch AGTATATATATCCTCCAAAAGGGGACTGATCTATAGCTCCATTTTGTGATTCTGTGGATTTGCAAATCCCTTGTTTCTCTATCTTCATGGAGCCGGCCAGTTGCATGTGGAAGACTCTAGCTCCAGCATCTCAGCATATGGGGGTCGGCACTTGCATGTGGAAACATGCACAAACCTCAACAATGCCAATCAGTTAATCATGCAGCAAACTAATTAGAAAACTACAAAAGGGTTGCGTTCTGGTTTAGGTTGCTTGTGTATTTATTCATTTTGTTTTTTGCACAACAATGCATCATTATTAGTGGAAGACAAAACTCTATAATGAGGATTTGATATTGGCCAAGGAGAACAATGATATTAAGCAAAGCTGCCGAGTCACCATGTTAGGGCCAATAATGAAACCTAATATATGTGGATATATATATATAGACCACGGATCGATGATCCTACTTGGTATAATTTGGTATTTTCTAATTTGTAATCAACAGTTTAGCAGATGTCGCCTTCTAAATCCACGTACATCTGAATCACCAAGAGCCTTGTTAAGTTGAACTGCTCAACCAGGTCTTTTGTGGAGCTGATAGTAAACCTACAATATGGGTGAGCCATCGCTCTTATTAGTTTGGCTCTTGTTGATCGAGTCTTGTATATGTCAAATTTGAGAAAAAGGAAAGACGATACGACTACGTTACATACATCCTCCATGCCATGCCAGCAGACTTATAATTAACACATGGCATTTCTGTTACCTTGACGTACAGCCTCACGTTAATCATTCCTTAATTAAGAACAAAATGTTAAATGCCATTTCCATTCAAGCTCAAAAGTTCATGAATTAATATTAAAATTTCCTTACAAATTTATGATGATAGGACAAGAGAGCAGCTTACCCACCAGACTCGCAAAGCCAGCTTCAAACCCTGTTGTCCACTTCTTCAGCAAACCAGAAATTTCTTTGTCCACTTGTGTCCCCTCCCCATGCCAGTTTTCAAAACCTAAATTACCTTAATCTTCCTCGTGCTTTATATACATGGAACACATGCACCTTGTCTGAAACTCTGACCCCCCAACTCATTTGGAAGGATACGAAATCCAGGAACTAGCCAGTATAAAACAACCCCATTACTCTCTCGTTTCAGATCAAAATACTTGTAATAACCTAAGGCCAGCTGAATCCCCCATGGCAGACAGAAGGCCTTTGCTTCCGTCCGACCCCGATGCCCTTCCCACAGCCTACGCCGGATCCTCCTCCTCTCCGGAGATCCGGCGGATACACGTGAAGGAGGTCCTGGCGATGTTCGCCGGGGTTGTGATGGTTTCTTTGTTGGTGGTCATTATAGGGAATACTGGTCATGATCAGGAGGCCGGGAATGCCAGCCACCACCGGAACTACATGCCTGATAAGCCAATGCCATTGACTTCGTCTTCGCCGACCAATGAGACTGCGACCATACCAGACAAGTTGCAGGCGGTGTCACGTGGCATGGCGGCCGGAGTGTCGGAGAAGTCGAGCCGGTTGTACAGCAGCGGCTTCGGGGCAGGCACGCCGGTGTATCCGTGGAACAATAGCATGTTGTCGTGGCAGAGGACTGCCTTCCATTTTCAGCCGGAGAAGAATTGGATGAATGGTATGCATATGTTTGCATTTACTCTTCTTTAATCTGTAGGTTATTTGAATACTCAGATTTCGATTCAGCTAACTCCAAGATAGATACATTGAACTACATAATTCTCCTAATGCCGGCTCTAGCCAGAACACAACTCCTTAATCTCTTCCTTCTTTTTTTTTTCCCCTGATCTTTCACAATTTTTCATTTATTGAGAGGCCTAGACAAAATGATTTGCTTGTATTGAATTTTTAAGTTATGGGCCAAAAATGAGATGTATGTGTTGATTTGAAGCATGTGGGTGGCATAAAGGAAGACATTTGTACTTGGTTTTTCTTCACTATTTGGTTGCAAAAAGATTATTTCTTCATTTTCTTGTGGGGGTCGTGAACAAAGTGATTCTACTTTTCAAATTTTCAAGATGTCTATCCCATACTCTGTCTAATACTTTTACATTTTATTTCTGAGTTTCTTGTTACGTAATACTAAAATAACATTACTTTAATTTTCATGTTAAGATGAGATTTCGTGATTTTTAAGTATTCAATAATATAAAATTAGTAGAGAGACGATCGCATTTTATTTGAAAAGAAAAACAACTATTCAATCCAAAATTCATTTGGTCTATTCCTTATATATATGCAAACGTTCTTATCCTTTATTTCTAAAAAGAGAAGTGTATACGTTCCAAATTATCAACCTTAGTACGTACTTGACTCATGTTAACAATAAAATGATGTAATTGTCTACCTATGACCAAAACTTGTGGTGCCAAAGAATTGTCACCGAAAAAACTTATTCGTAAGAAAAGTATTATTGGTGACTAACTAATACAAACGTACCCACCTTAAAATGATGGCTTTGACTGCAAGTAAACTAATCAAATGCATATATACGTACGTGATACAATTTTCAAACACGCGCGTTCTTTTGCGTGAATAGATTACTTTCTTCATTTTATTTTATTTATTGAATTTCAATTGTTTAATTTCTACATTATTGATTTTGGTTGTTTCCTGTGCCTTGTCCTTTTCATTTGCAATGCTCTGATTCGGGAATCCTCTTCTTGCTGCTTCAGATCCCAACGGTAAGCCAAAGTTTCAGTTTTCTTAATTGTTTCGTTACTCAATAATTTTTGTCTTTGCGTTTTTATTTTATCGTGTGTGTACGTATGAAATTATAGTTTACCAAGTCTCGAAATAAAACTTGATTGATGTGGACAGTTGATTACAGTTTGTAACTTGTTAATTTGCATCAAATTTTGGTAAACAGGTCCATTATTCTACAAGGGTTGGTACCATTTTTTCTACCAGTACAATCCCAAAGGTGCAGTTTGGGGAAACATAGTATGGGGTCATGCAGTATCCAGAGACTTGATCCATTGGCTTCACCTTCCTCTAGCAATGGTAGCTGATCAATGGTATGACATCAATGGAGTCTGGACTGGCTCTGCTACAATTCTCCCCAATGGCCAAATTGTCATGCTCTACACTGGTTCAACCAACGAGTCCGTCCAGGTCCAATGTCTTGCATACCCTGCTGACCACAATGACCCTCTCCTCACCAAGTGGATCAAGTACTCCGGCAACCCGGTTCTATTCCCCCCTCCCGGGATCGGAATCAAGGACTTCCGGGACCCGACCACCGCTTGGTACACCAAAGAAGGCAAATGGAGGATCACAATCGGGTCCAAGGTTAACAAAACTGGTATATCTTTAGTTTATGACACCAAGGACTTTATTAAGTATGAGCAGCTTGATGGTGTGCTTCATGCTGTGCCTGGTACTGGAATGTGGGAATGCATTGATTTTTATCCGGTGTCGAAAACTAGTGACAAGGGGCTGGACACTTCTGAGAATGGTGCTGATGTGAAGCATGTGATAAAGACTAGCCTTGATGATGATAGGAATGATTACTATGCATTGGGGAGTTATAACGAGCAGACTGGAAAATGGGTTCCTGATAATCCAAACATTGATGTTGGGATTGGGATTAGGTATGATTATGGGAAATTCTATGCTTCCAAGACCTTCTATGATCAGAACAAGCAGAGAAGGGTGTTGTGGGGATGGATTGGAGAGTCTGATAGTGAAAATGCTGATGTCCAGAAGGGTTGGGCATCTCTTCAGGTACGTACACTGGTTTCATTTCATTCCATCTCTTCTAGTACCATAAGGCGTTTATATATGTTCCAAGACTCGGCTTAATGCGACTTGAAAATTCACAGACTTGCCACATAGGCCTAAACTGTCTAGTAACAGAACATTTCCCTTTAGTTTTACGTACTCTTTTGCTTTGGTGTTTCATTCTCTTCGATCTTATCTCTGATTGTACAATGTTTCTGGAATGATTTTGAACAGGGAATTCCAAGAACAGTGTTGTTTGATCAAAAGACTGGTAGCAATCTACTTCAATGGCCAGTGGAGGAGATTGAGAAATTGAGATTGAATATGAACAACTTCGACAGAGTACAAGTCAAGGCAGGGTCAGTGGTGCCACTTGACGTTGGCACAGCCACACAGGTCTGCATTCTGTATGCTGTTCTTAAGTTCATATCACCATTTGTGGGAAACTATTTCTTGGCTGAAATTCTGATTGGCATGAATGTTACAGTTGGACATCGTCGCAGAGTTTGAGTTGGATCAGACGGTTTTAGAGAGCACAGCTGAATCTAACGAGGAATTCAGTTGCCAAACTAGTGGTGGAGCTGGCAAACGCGGCGCATTGGGACCCTTTGGTCTTCTTGTTCTTGCGGATGACGGCCTCACTGAGCGCACTCCTGTCTACTTTTATGTTGTCAAGGGATCTGGTGGCACTGTCAATACCTACTTCTGTGCTGATCAAACAAGGTGCGTATTAAGTTTTCCATGGTACTTAATATCGTGCATGTTATGTTATTAGATTATGAATTTATGAATCACCGAATCAAAACCTTCAAAACACGATCGTCCCACCTAATAAATTGTTTAGATTCATAGTTTGACAATATAACGTATGAGGATGCATGATTTGATATTAGTTGGTTACTTGGTTGTACGTAATGTTGAATTGCACGCTGAACTAAATATGTTTTCTCTCTGTATTATAGGTCTACTGTGGCAAATGATGTTGTTAAACAAGTTAGTGGTAGCTATGTTCCAGTGCTGAAAGGTGAAAAGCTGTCTGTGAGAATACTGGTAAGTGGATTGAACTATGGATAATAGAATCATCAAATTTATGACCTTGGCTCACTTCCATTCAATCATATATGTATTCCAGGTTGATCATTCGATCATTGACAGCTTTGCTCAAGGTGGACGAACAACGATAACAACGCGCGTTTACCCAACTCAAGCAATTTATGGAGCTGC encodes the following:
- the LOC101315234 gene encoding acid beta-fructofuranosidase-like encodes the protein MADRRPLLPSDPDALPTAYAGSSSSPEIRRIHVKEVLAMFAGVVMVSLLVVIIGNTGHDQEAGNASHHRNYMPDKPMPLTSSSPTNETATIPDKLQAVSRGMAAGVSEKSSRLYSSGFGAGTPVYPWNNSMLSWQRTAFHFQPEKNWMNDPNGPLFYKGWYHFFYQYNPKGAVWGNIVWGHAVSRDLIHWLHLPLAMVADQWYDINGVWTGSATILPNGQIVMLYTGSTNESVQVQCLAYPADHNDPLLTKWIKYSGNPVLFPPPGIGIKDFRDPTTAWYTKEGKWRITIGSKVNKTGISLVYDTKDFIKYEQLDGVLHAVPGTGMWECIDFYPVSKTSDKGLDTSENGADVKHVIKTSLDDDRNDYYALGSYNEQTGKWVPDNPNIDVGIGIRYDYGKFYASKTFYDQNKQRRVLWGWIGESDSENADVQKGWASLQGIPRTVLFDQKTGSNLLQWPVEEIEKLRLNMNNFDRVQVKAGSVVPLDVGTATQLDIVAEFELDQTVLESTAESNEEFSCQTSGGAGKRGALGPFGLLVLADDGLTERTPVYFYVVKGSGGTVNTYFCADQTRSTVANDVVKQVSGSYVPVLKGEKLSVRILVDHSIIDSFAQGGRTTITTRVYPTQAIYGAARLFLFNNATETSVTASLQVWQMNSAFIRPFSPDAASHASFTPVTIFINFIVPFGLFLTLYFVR